atatatatatatatatatatatatatatatatatatatatatatatattgcccatTGAGTCTCTATACACAGCCCGACTAAGTGTACTGTACACTGTTCGTTCTTACCTCATCTTCAAATTCTCCATAAACTGCTCCATAGTCACTTCATCTAGAAGCACAAAGTCAGACTTTCCAAACTCCAAGCCCTCCAGTTCCGCCATCCCTGCAGGTGTCTATCTGAAGGACAAACGGATGGAGAGAAGAGTGGAGGGCGACGAGAAAGGCAGAGAAACAGAGCAGTGGCTATCGTCTTCTCAAAGCCGGTAGAGGAGACAAGAATGGGTGTGGCCTGTGTCTTGATCTTTGGTTGATCTGAGGCTGTGCTAAATGAAGTCAGTGACTACTGCGGTCTGCAGGCTTCAGCATGTCATCCTGTTCGAGAGAACGcttgcatatgtgtgtgtatttgcacatgtgggtgtaTATAGTGGGGAAGGAACTATCTTTAAACGCATGGCACTGGAAGCAGCCACAGTGAAACCTCATCCACTGTCCTGATGACATtttgctatctctctctctctctttatttttattataaataaaaaataaacccaaACAACAATGTATCATGTTCTTGCTACTTAAATAGTGTATTAAATAGGCTTTAAAGAAGTAGtttgcaaaaaatgacaaatgatttttataatttaatcacttgacattctgtcttctgtggaacaaaaaaaaaggtgatttcttgaagaatatcctggtctCTCTTTTCCATAAAAGGGTGAAAGGGATTGAGGAATGGGGTTGTCAATCTCCAGAAATacaaaaaagcaccttaaaattATTATCAAAGTAATCAATATAacttgcactatatttcaagtcttctgttCCATGAAAGAGATTCATAACGGTGTTtgtaacaaaatgagggtgaataaatatgactttaatttttattttggggtgaactattcctttaaggtatcgTAGACAGTTATCTTATGAGAGGATGAAAGGCATTTCCGTAAACCCGGCCCCTTTCCTCTAGTCCTTCAGTCATGGGGGAGTATGGATCCTAGGCATAACTGCTGTCAAAAGCTAGAACTTTCACATGGTCTGAGTTTGTGCTGCCCACACACACTAATCTGGGATCTAATTCTTGAAAAACCTACTCATAATCATAAACAACAGGACCAAACAAGATGGAAAGAACTCAAAGCATGCCATTTAGGGACAAAAAAGGGGGTGCTGGGAGCAGTTGTGATACCAATCAGCAGTTGTGATACTATCAGTTAAATAGtatgaaatgatccaaataaaCGTGTTGTTAAGAACAGGATTACAAATCGGATCTTATTAAAGCCATGTAAGACTATAATTTGTGTTCAGTTAATATTGTATTGGTCCTTATTTGGCAACCACAGCTCCAACATCTGAATCTAAATGCAgtgtaaaagtgtaaaaatataaagggatagttcaaacaaaaatgataattctctcatcatttactcaccaatgatgtctcaaacctgtatgactttttcttctgcggatcaaacaaagatattttgaagggtgcatgatgtgtttttgtcaatacagtacagtgtaagtcaatggggtccaaaccttgcacataaaggaagcataaaagtaatccatatgactcgagtgcttcagtccatgtcttctgaagtgattacgattgctttgggtgagtaacagaccaaaatgtaagtactTATTcactatttaaaggtgcactcagtcatacattcctcattaaaaaagctgaactcctaaagacatgaattgtaattttgcaatatatgtaggaaattatgtaggagcactcacattaaaatgaagacaccagtcatatcagtaactttataaaagctgttttattctacatggatagGGACAacaagtaaaaatacttaagatgACGCTGAGCAACACATTGGATAAGATTATGTTTATGCAATTACAACAGTGTGGAAATCAGCTTGTGAAAATCAAAGAATGAGCTGCAATGAGTCAGATTTCACAGGACATAACTAATACAGACCCTATGTTCTCCCAAACCAGGTACTGTGACATGAGTTATTtgtagggctgggcaaaaaaatattacattaattgATTTTCAATTAATTGTTTTTTGTCAAATTTAGTCGATACTATATAGATTCTCAAAAGCCGTGGATCTATCTTTTACTGTATGCGCAACCCTCCCCTAATATGAGAGGAAATCATTCGCATTTGTAACCAAATTTCGCTCTATGcggctaaaaaaaaattatttggtaaTTGGCTGGTCAATTTTCAGATTTCCCTCAACAGTGACTGTGCAGTATAGTAGTATAGCGAGATACTTTCAACGCAtcttgagagtaaaagttgttccatgtaatgtgtgtccaaagacaagatccacgcaacccatttgtcattgaataatgtttctttactctttctgttctttactgtcagtAATAAACATTTAACTGTAATCAGGCATAGCATGGAcaagataaagccattcgagtcgctctcgttaacatgcgctcatttaaagacgctgtttacagaaatgctgaatttctttaaagagacagtaccggtttttagcacgtgctcaacaaatcaatgtaaatatctgATTatgcagttaaaaaataaaaatgtaacaaaatgtattatattcaatataatatttattgattaaatgcaTTGATTTGTTcaattttttaaaagctaaaatgtgaccaaaatgatgaaaaactattaaaatacaattagtaaaattaatattttcatattgtacctagtaagaaggtcccctgtataattctcAGCATTAGCTCGGAGAtatctgaaatatacccaaatgaatagAAATctaattgggaaatctgtatcgatacccagctcTAATTATCAGATGACTAAAACGCATTAGATAGAGATGTGAGTGGGGACTAAAGCTGTGAATTTCACCACCTGTAATTAAAGGGTGTGGGTTTTGAAATTATATGGCTGGAAAATCAGTAGATCTTGTGTATTTTTGGAACTTTGCAACACATACAATGCTTTTTTCTTTATGATCTCTTGGACTGTAGTATTCCTCACTagtaagtcactttgaataaaagagACTACTACTGTAATCAAATGTGAAAATGTTAAGTTTATCAAGCAAAGATCTGAAAAAAACTGTAGAATGTAGCTTTTGCCAGAAgttaaatagttatattttattgttagtTTGTGTCAGTTGCAGTTggttgtttagttcatgtttgcagtgtttttaattttattgtagtGTTGCCCTTTTGTTTTGCATAGTTGTGTTTGATTACATTAGTTTTCTGTTCTGAGCAATGAAAAGCAATTTGAGTCCCAAGTTGTCCACATTGAATAATGCCTAAAAATAATCATTCAAAATTGCTGAAAATGTTTTAAGGTAAAAGATGAATCACAGTGACGAAATCAAACCACaggtaaaaacatatatatatatatttttacaggattCCACTACATTAAAAAAGCTGTATGTTACAGAAATATTGGAAATTACATATTCTCAGTTAACACAAATCAGTTAAGTGTCAgatcataaagaaaaaaaaaacaaacaaacaattgcaCTCTACACATCAATGTATTTATCTCATTCTAACGTTTAAACATGTCGACCTAAGCTCGTTTCATTCGTTTTTACACAGGGAGATGCTCAGCCCTAAGTTAACCACAGGGCCTGCCTCACTTCCTGTTCTATGCATAAAAAGGCACTTCCTCATTGAGTCCTGTCTCCATGGTAATGAGAGAGTCTTTACAAATCAACAATGAaggcagtaccgccgctccctatacgcatattacgcagtctgagtagggcaccaactccctaggagggcaccatcttaccctagggggcacCAGTAACTCCCCCGGCTGCCCTTACATGCACATTATACGTTATACAAAAACTCTCGCACCACGCATTTGGATTTACTGATTTATACATATGATACAATAACTGTAAAACAATCACAGAAATTATTGCAAAGTGCTTATAAACGTGTACTATTTAAATAATAGATGTGATTATAAAATCGTCAATATAGATCAGGCTCGTACTTCTCTTAATGTACAGTAGAGTCAAGCACAAATATTATAAGGTGTCTGACAAATGTTGTTCTAAAAAAGCTGCAAAACCAAATTATAAGTGTGTTTAACAATAAAGGAGATATTGATGGTGATGTGTCAAATTATGAATTATAGATTTACTGGATTCAGTCATTTCATACGTTGGAAATTTGTGACTTTTGATTTTTGCGAAATTTGGATTTTATATCACCAGGGATCTGAAAATAAGAAAAACCTTTAGGTGCTGGATTTTGTTTAGATGTCTTAACTCCACTAGGGGTTGTCAAATCCTGCTGATCATCATTTGGGAGAGATCGGtctactgtttttttatttttatgtctggACTCAGAGGTGCTACGTGGTCTGCTGCGTTCAGCAGTGGGTTTAGAGGGCTGACGACCTCTATCCTGTTGTAAGTCTTGCCCAGACTGAGAGTCTCTCAGGTAATGTGAGGGAGAGGTGCTACTAAAAGTAGTAGCTTGAAGCACAATGTCAGGATTTAGTCTATCGTCCTCCATTCTAGTCCTTGTTGTTTGTCTTGGCAAAGAGTTGCTGCTTCGCAAATGCGAGCTCCTCACCAACTGGCTTGGCACAGGATTGTCAACCTCACATCCAAGAAGCCTTTGCTTCACTTCATAGCTATCTTTCGATGATCCCACCACTTTAATAACATGCCCTTCCTGCCAAATCAAAACTTTGTAGATGTCTTTGAACATGTAAATGTTATGAGCAATTAGTCTCTGCTGACTGTCGCTAAGTTTATTCAGGTCTATTTCTTGTGTTCGTAGCGATGAGGTGATGTCCTGCATGAAGTAAGACAGTTTTTTAGCTGCTTCCTCAAAGGCCCCTCCcaaaattttaacagtaaaaactCCTGAATTATCCTCATGATTAATATGAGTGCTATAATCCAattccatttttttaataaactcttTTTCAAAGCGCATTGTGTATTTAAACACATCTGGTTCAACAGGGAAGGAAACCTCGGTTTGCCTGGGAGAAGGGGTCTCTGAGCTTGTGTTGGAATCATCATAGAATCTGGAAGGACTGCTACAGGAACCTCCAAAGCTTGAGCTTCCAGCCGGTGGAGAGACCATCCGGAAGCTTGGCAGACTGCTTGGGAACTCTGGGGATCTTGAGGTTATTGCTGTAGATGGGCTACTGGCCCCAACATACACTGAGTTGCCATTGGTCTGGTTGTACCTCAGTGTGTATTTAGATATGGATTCATAGTCATTGGGGCAATATTTGGATACCGGGCCTTTAGAGTAGCCATTAGTGTAAGGGGAAGGTGTTGTTCTCTGAAGATGGGTTTCTTGAGCCAGAAGCTGCATGAGTTTGGAGTGGATGAGTTTTAGCTTTAAAAAGGAGCCCTGCAAATGCAGCTGCCCTGATCTGGTCTCTGACACCTTAAAGCCATGGCTATCAAGAAGATTTAGGATTTCTCTCTGACTGGAGAACAGATTTGCATTGAGGAATGCTTCAACTGACATGTCCAGCTAAGAAAAAGGAAACATGAAAGAAAATATCTTAGCCATACCTCTCTTAGGGCAAAAATGCAAGAATTCAAACAGGAGACTgacaattgtattttaattgcAGAACATGGATAACGGGTAAATGTTAAATATGATTAATGCattgcatactgtacatttaccCATCTCTAACTAGGACTAAGTGAGGATCACCAACAATAAGCATTACCTGAGGCTGGTACACTCTTTTAACTTCCAGTGGGTAAAACCGACTTTCCACTTCCAAAAGATGACTATGTTCCAAAACTCCAGGTACTAAAATATTGAGAGAAAAACAAGGGGTTTTACTCGTGGATTCCGATATTCTTCAAACAATTAACAAAAagtagaaggaaaaaaaatattaagccAAACTATCATACCTTCTGCCGATTCAAATACTACATAAGCCTGGCCTTCGGTGGAAGTGGGATAAATCACTGTTAAAACATCTCCACCCTTGTTACTGCGCCTCAGAAAGTGCATGGTTATTCTGTCAATCATGCTATTGTTTGGTTCAATGTCTGGGAGCCCACTGACTTCAATAACCATTCCTATTGTGTCCATCATTAAACTAAAACAATGAAGAAAGGGGGAAAAGTCACAAAACATCAATTACTGTCTGCAACACGAAAGAACTAGGGGGTAAAATTCCAGTACCAGTAtgcaaaaaaacatacatttgtttttggaaaaaaaaaaaaaggaaatgtcgTTATTATTATAGCACACATAAAGAAAATTGTTTGGCCTGTCTATGCCTATGGGGAAATAAAATATAcagaaataaattattaaataaaaatatgaaaacaaatgcatgaaaaataaataaaatatatagacatattaaaaaaaatattcataacaataaaataccaaaaataaatattaatacaaaaataaataattgtaataataaataagtaaaaaaattattacctacaaaaactaataaaaaacaaatcaataaaaaataattaagataAGAATTCAGGACtaaattgtgtggaaaaaagtttaaacaaaacattaacaCCATGAGGTcatttgtttgtgtattttttagaTTGACATGTTTGGTCCTCTATGCTTCTAATATGCAAGCAAAAGACACGATCCGAAAAGACAAAACTATAAAACTCTCGTTCAACATAATCAACTACTTCTATCTACACTGCACGCGCGCTATGTGGACAGCGTGCTTATAAAAGGAAAGTTGTCGCGTCTCTCGCTTGCAATCTACAAAAGGTGTTTTCATGGTACTGTTGGCTTTTATAAAATACTGAAACGTCAAGCGATGGTTGTAGCTCAAAACAAGTAGTCGCAAAAAATACATGTCCCAAAATGACTGAGATTATTGCAGCATTCTCAGTGTAGCACGAAACGTGGAAAACTCGTTTTACAGCAAGCGTTTCACAATAACAACCCTTGAACGTCAGCCAACAGCAATGTTTAAAGAAAATGCAATGTAATTTAAAGATAAATGCACAGCGATTATCCACGTATTTTAACACTAAGCGATTTAAAAACCGTACCTGTTGCTGACATAAATTCCGAAATGTTTCTTTTGCCAGGGTGAGGTACCAAAGTAAAAACCACTAAACTGTTCtactgtgaaagtgaaactgcACAGTGCTCATGTCTCCACGGGACCAAATAGGAGTGTGTTCAACTCGCCTAACTACCTTAtaggaacagttcatccaaaaaatgtattctctctttatttactcaccctcatgccatcccagatgtgtatgactttctttcttctactaaacacaaatattttagaagaatgtttcagctctgtaggtccacacaatgcaagtgaaaggtgaccagatctttgaagctccaaatatcacataaaggaaacataaatgtaatccacacaactcc
The sequence above is a segment of the Myxocyprinus asiaticus isolate MX2 ecotype Aquarium Trade chromosome 34, UBuf_Myxa_2, whole genome shotgun sequence genome. Coding sequences within it:
- the LOC127425663 gene encoding uncharacterized protein LOC127425663 isoform X2; amino-acid sequence: MMDTIGMVIEVSGLPDIEPNNSMIDRITMHFLRRSNKGGDVLTVIYPTSTEGQAYVVFESAEVPGVLEHSHLLEVESRFYPLEVKRVYQPQLDMSVEAFLNANLFSSQREILNLLDSHGFKVSETRSGQLHLQGSFLKLKLIHSKLMQLLAQETHLQRTTPSPYTNGYSKGPVSKYCPNDYESISKYTLRYNQTNGNSVYVGASSPSTAITSRSPEFPSSLPSFRMVSPPAGSSSFGGSCSSPSRFYDDSNTSSETPSPRQTEVSFPVEPDVFKYTMRFEKEFIKKMELDYSTHINHEDNSGVFTVKILGGAFEEAAKKLSYFMQDITSSLRTQEIDLNKLSDSQQRLIAHNIYMFKDIYKVLIWQEGHVIKVVGSSKDSYEVKQRLLGCEVDNPVPSQLVRSSHLRSSNSLPRQTTRTRMEDDRLNPDIVLQATTFSSTSPSHYLRDSQSGQDLQQDRGRQPSKPTAERSRPRSTSESRHKNKKTVDRSLPNDDQQDLTTPSGVKTSKQNPAPKGFSYFQIPGDIKSKFRKNQKSQISNV
- the LOC127425663 gene encoding uncharacterized protein LOC127425663 isoform X1, whose product is MFCDFSPFLHCFSLMMDTIGMVIEVSGLPDIEPNNSMIDRITMHFLRRSNKGGDVLTVIYPTSTEGQAYVVFESAEVPGVLEHSHLLEVESRFYPLEVKRVYQPQLDMSVEAFLNANLFSSQREILNLLDSHGFKVSETRSGQLHLQGSFLKLKLIHSKLMQLLAQETHLQRTTPSPYTNGYSKGPVSKYCPNDYESISKYTLRYNQTNGNSVYVGASSPSTAITSRSPEFPSSLPSFRMVSPPAGSSSFGGSCSSPSRFYDDSNTSSETPSPRQTEVSFPVEPDVFKYTMRFEKEFIKKMELDYSTHINHEDNSGVFTVKILGGAFEEAAKKLSYFMQDITSSLRTQEIDLNKLSDSQQRLIAHNIYMFKDIYKVLIWQEGHVIKVVGSSKDSYEVKQRLLGCEVDNPVPSQLVRSSHLRSSNSLPRQTTRTRMEDDRLNPDIVLQATTFSSTSPSHYLRDSQSGQDLQQDRGRQPSKPTAERSRPRSTSESRHKNKKTVDRSLPNDDQQDLTTPSGVKTSKQNPAPKGFSYFQIPGDIKSKFRKNQKSQISNV